Proteins encoded in a region of the Suricata suricatta isolate VVHF042 chromosome 10, meerkat_22Aug2017_6uvM2_HiC, whole genome shotgun sequence genome:
- the SMUG1 gene encoding single-strand selective monofunctional uracil DNA glycosylase isoform X1 codes for MELLFVSFPGGSDMAVPQAYPLGPLHEPASALMEPQPCPQSLAEGFLEEELRLNAELSQLQFSEPVGLIYNPVEYAWEPHRSYVTHYCQGPKEVLFLGMNPGPFGMAQTGVPFGEVSVVRDWLGVVGPVLTPPQEHPKRPVLGLECPHSEVSGARFWGLFRKLCGQPEIFFRHCFVHNLCPLLFLTPSGRNVTPAELPAEQREQLLGACDEALRRQVRLLGAQLVVGVGRLAEQRARRALADLMPVVRVEGLLHPSPRSPQANRGWEAVAKERLNELGLLPLLTK; via the exons ATGGAGCTTCTGTTCGTCTCTTTTCCAGGTGGCAGTGACATGGCGGTGCCCCAGGCCTATCCATTGGGGCCCCTCCATGAACCCGCAAGTGCCCTCATGGAGCCCCAGCCTTGCCCTCAGAGCTTGgctgaaggcttcctggaggaggagctcCGGCTCAACGCCGAACTGAGCCAGCTGCAGTTCTCCGAGCCCGTGGGCCTCATCTACAATCCGGTGGAGTATGCATGGGAGCCACACCGCAGCTATGTGACCCACTACTGCCAGGGCCCCAAGGAAGTACTGTTCCTGGGCATGAACCCAGGACCCTTCGGCATGGCCCAGACTGGG GTGCCCTTTGGGGAAGTGAGCGTGGTCCGGGACTGGTTGGGCGTTGTGGGGCCCGTGTTGACCCCTCCCCAAGAGCACCCTAAGCGCCCCGTGCTGGGACTGGAATGCCCTCACTCAGAGGTGAGCGGGGCCCGGTTCTGGGGTCTTTTCCGGAAACTGTGTGGACAGCCTGAGATCTTCTTCCGGCACTGTTTTGTCCATAATCTGTGTCCTCTGCTCTTCTTGACTCCCAGTGGGCGCAACGTCACTCCCGCCGAGCTACCTGCTGAGCAGCGGGAACAGCTCCTTGGGGCCTGTGACGAGGCCCTCCGCAGGCAGGTGCGGCTGCTGGGGGCACAGCTGGTGGTGGGAGTGGGGCGGCTGGCGGAGCAGCGGGCACGGCGGGCTCTGGCGGACCTGATGCCTGTGGTCCGGGTGGAGGGGCTCCTGCACCCCTCACCTCGCAGCCCTCAAGCCAACAGGGGCTGGGAGGCAGTGGCCAAGGAAAGACTGAACGAACTGGGGCTGCTGCCGCTGCTAACGAAATAA
- the SMUG1 gene encoding single-strand selective monofunctional uracil DNA glycosylase isoform X3 — protein sequence MELLFVSFPGGSDMAVPQAYPLGPLHEPASALMEPQPCPQSLAEGFLEEELRLNAELSQLQFSEPVGLIYNPVEYAWEPHRSYVTHYCQGPKEVLFLGMNPGPFGMAQTGVPFGEVSVVRDWLGVVGPVLTPPQEHPKRPVLGLECPHSEVSGARFWGLFRKLCGQPEIFFRHCFVHNLCPLLFLTPSGRNVTPAELPAEQREQLLGACDEALRRQGPAQSEGHGR from the exons ATGGAGCTTCTGTTCGTCTCTTTTCCAGGTGGCAGTGACATGGCGGTGCCCCAGGCCTATCCATTGGGGCCCCTCCATGAACCCGCAAGTGCCCTCATGGAGCCCCAGCCTTGCCCTCAGAGCTTGgctgaaggcttcctggaggaggagctcCGGCTCAACGCCGAACTGAGCCAGCTGCAGTTCTCCGAGCCCGTGGGCCTCATCTACAATCCGGTGGAGTATGCATGGGAGCCACACCGCAGCTATGTGACCCACTACTGCCAGGGCCCCAAGGAAGTACTGTTCCTGGGCATGAACCCAGGACCCTTCGGCATGGCCCAGACTGGG GTGCCCTTTGGGGAAGTGAGCGTGGTCCGGGACTGGTTGGGCGTTGTGGGGCCCGTGTTGACCCCTCCCCAAGAGCACCCTAAGCGCCCCGTGCTGGGACTGGAATGCCCTCACTCAGAGGTGAGCGGGGCCCGGTTCTGGGGTCTTTTCCGGAAACTGTGTGGACAGCCTGAGATCTTCTTCCGGCACTGTTTTGTCCATAATCTGTGTCCTCTGCTCTTCTTGACTCCCAGTGGGCGCAACGTCACTCCCGCCGAGCTACCTGCTGAGCAGCGGGAACAGCTCCTTGGGGCCTGTGACGAGGCCCTCCGCAGGCAG GGACCAGCACAGAGCGAGGGGCACGGACGTTAA
- the SMUG1 gene encoding single-strand selective monofunctional uracil DNA glycosylase isoform X2: MAVPQAYPLGPLHEPASALMEPQPCPQSLAEGFLEEELRLNAELSQLQFSEPVGLIYNPVEYAWEPHRSYVTHYCQGPKEVLFLGMNPGPFGMAQTGVPFGEVSVVRDWLGVVGPVLTPPQEHPKRPVLGLECPHSEVSGARFWGLFRKLCGQPEIFFRHCFVHNLCPLLFLTPSGRNVTPAELPAEQREQLLGACDEALRRQVRLLGAQLVVGVGRLAEQRARRALADLMPVVRVEGLLHPSPRSPQANRGWEAVAKERLNELGLLPLLTK; encoded by the exons ATGGCGGTGCCCCAGGCCTATCCATTGGGGCCCCTCCATGAACCCGCAAGTGCCCTCATGGAGCCCCAGCCTTGCCCTCAGAGCTTGgctgaaggcttcctggaggaggagctcCGGCTCAACGCCGAACTGAGCCAGCTGCAGTTCTCCGAGCCCGTGGGCCTCATCTACAATCCGGTGGAGTATGCATGGGAGCCACACCGCAGCTATGTGACCCACTACTGCCAGGGCCCCAAGGAAGTACTGTTCCTGGGCATGAACCCAGGACCCTTCGGCATGGCCCAGACTGGG GTGCCCTTTGGGGAAGTGAGCGTGGTCCGGGACTGGTTGGGCGTTGTGGGGCCCGTGTTGACCCCTCCCCAAGAGCACCCTAAGCGCCCCGTGCTGGGACTGGAATGCCCTCACTCAGAGGTGAGCGGGGCCCGGTTCTGGGGTCTTTTCCGGAAACTGTGTGGACAGCCTGAGATCTTCTTCCGGCACTGTTTTGTCCATAATCTGTGTCCTCTGCTCTTCTTGACTCCCAGTGGGCGCAACGTCACTCCCGCCGAGCTACCTGCTGAGCAGCGGGAACAGCTCCTTGGGGCCTGTGACGAGGCCCTCCGCAGGCAGGTGCGGCTGCTGGGGGCACAGCTGGTGGTGGGAGTGGGGCGGCTGGCGGAGCAGCGGGCACGGCGGGCTCTGGCGGACCTGATGCCTGTGGTCCGGGTGGAGGGGCTCCTGCACCCCTCACCTCGCAGCCCTCAAGCCAACAGGGGCTGGGAGGCAGTGGCCAAGGAAAGACTGAACGAACTGGGGCTGCTGCCGCTGCTAACGAAATAA